The following are encoded in a window of Flavobacterium sp. WC2421 genomic DNA:
- a CDS encoding ribonucleotide-diphosphate reductase subunit beta, producing the protein MSQIEPILQENKNRFVIFPIKHHDIWEFYKSMEASFWTAEEIDLSQDLNDWNNKLSDDERYFVKHILAFFAASDGIVNENLAENFVNEVQYAEAKFFYGFQIMMENIHSETYSLLIDTYVKDEAEKDELFNALEVFPAIKKKADWALQWIESDSFAERLIAFAAVEGIFFSGAFCSIYWLKKRGLMPGLTFSNELISRDEGVHCDFAVHLHNHHLVNKVPKERIRSIIVDALNIEREFITESLPVSLIGMNAVLMTQYLEFVADRLLVELGCEREYNTTNPFDFMDMISLQGKTNFFEKKVAEYQKSGVMNTDGDAQKISFDADF; encoded by the coding sequence ATGTCGCAAATTGAACCAATATTACAAGAGAATAAAAATCGTTTCGTAATTTTTCCTATCAAGCACCATGATATATGGGAATTTTATAAAAGTATGGAAGCTAGTTTTTGGACAGCTGAAGAAATAGATCTATCTCAAGATTTAAATGACTGGAATAATAAACTTTCTGATGACGAGCGTTATTTTGTAAAACATATCTTAGCTTTTTTTGCTGCTTCAGATGGTATCGTAAATGAAAATTTAGCTGAAAATTTTGTAAACGAAGTACAATATGCGGAAGCAAAATTCTTTTATGGTTTTCAAATCATGATGGAGAATATTCATAGTGAAACGTATTCTTTATTAATTGATACTTATGTAAAAGATGAAGCTGAGAAAGATGAATTGTTTAATGCATTAGAAGTTTTCCCTGCCATTAAGAAAAAAGCAGATTGGGCTTTACAATGGATTGAATCGGATTCGTTTGCAGAACGATTAATTGCTTTTGCAGCGGTAGAAGGGATTTTCTTCTCGGGAGCATTTTGTTCTATTTACTGGTTGAAAAAACGTGGATTAATGCCTGGATTAACTTTTTCTAATGAGTTGATTTCTCGTGACGAAGGAGTTCATTGTGATTTTGCAGTGCATTTACACAACCATCACTTGGTGAATAAAGTGCCAAAAGAAAGAATTAGAAGTATTATTGTAGATGCGTTAAACATCGAAAGAGAATTTATTACAGAATCACTTCCTGTAAGTTTGATAGGGATGAATGCCGTATTGATGACTCAATATTTAGAGTTTGTGGCTGATAGATTATTGGTGGAATTAGGTTGTGAAAGAGAATACAATACTACAAATCCTTTTGATTTTATGGATATGATTTCATTGCAAGGGAAAACCAATTTCTTCGAAAAGAAAGTGGCTGAATATCAAAAATCAGGTGTGATGAACACGGATGGTGATGCTCAAAAAATATCTTTTGATGCTGATTTTTAG
- a CDS encoding DUF3109 family protein, with amino-acid sequence MFQLGKTIVSEDILSKDFVCNLSACKGACCVDGDAGAPLSLEETKILEEIYPKVKPFLRKQGIEAIEAQGVWVKGTDGDLETPLIDNKDCAYVIFDGKTALCGIEQAYNQGIIDWKKPVSCHLYPIRVKDFTEFAAVNYDKWDICDPACSLGQELEVPVYKFVKEALVRKFGEDWYLELEKVALEMKL; translated from the coding sequence ATGTTTCAGTTAGGAAAAACCATCGTCTCAGAAGATATATTAAGTAAAGATTTTGTTTGCAATTTGTCTGCTTGTAAGGGCGCTTGTTGTGTAGATGGAGATGCTGGTGCACCACTAAGTTTAGAGGAGACAAAAATTCTGGAAGAAATCTATCCAAAAGTAAAACCATTTCTTCGTAAACAAGGAATTGAAGCTATTGAGGCACAAGGAGTTTGGGTAAAAGGAACAGATGGTGATCTTGAAACGCCACTGATTGACAATAAAGATTGTGCTTATGTTATTTTTGATGGTAAAACGGCACTTTGTGGTATTGAACAAGCCTACAATCAAGGAATAATTGACTGGAAAAAACCTGTTTCTTGTCATTTGTATCCAATACGTGTAAAAGATTTTACTGAATTTGCCGCTGTTAATTATGACAAATGGGATATTTGTGATCCAGCCTGTTCACTAGGTCAAGAGCTTGAAGTACCTGTTTATAAATTTGTAAAAGAGGCTTTAGTTCGAAAATTTGGTGAGGATTGGTATTTAGAGCTTGAAAAAGTGGCTCTTGAGATGAAACTTTAA
- a CDS encoding MarC family protein → MFELSWKEIATVGMVLFAVIDILGSIPIIVDLRTKVGHIQSEKATIVAMIIMILFLFAGEELLNIIGIDVNSFAVAGSFVLFFLALEMILGIRLYKDEEESTTASIVPIAFPLIAGAGTMTTLLSLKSQYHTINIIIAILLNMIVVYLVLKSSSKIEQMLGKSGLGVIRKVFGVVLLAIAVKLFGANVKGLFV, encoded by the coding sequence ATGTTTGAGTTAAGTTGGAAAGAAATTGCTACCGTTGGAATGGTATTGTTTGCCGTAATTGATATTTTAGGAAGCATTCCTATTATTGTTGATTTACGTACTAAAGTAGGGCATATCCAGTCTGAGAAAGCCACTATTGTAGCCATGATCATTATGATTCTATTTCTTTTTGCTGGAGAAGAATTGCTAAACATAATTGGAATTGATGTCAATTCATTTGCAGTGGCTGGTTCTTTTGTATTATTTTTTCTAGCTTTAGAAATGATTTTAGGTATTCGTTTATATAAGGACGAAGAGGAATCTACAACTGCTTCAATCGTTCCCATTGCCTTCCCATTAATTGCTGGCGCTGGAACCATGACCACTTTGTTATCCTTAAAATCTCAATACCATACAATCAACATCATTATTGCCATTTTACTCAATATGATCGTCGTTTACCTAGTTTTAAAATCATCTTCAAAAATCGAGCAAATGCTTGGAAAATCTGGCTTAGGTGTCATCAGAAAAGTTTTTGGAGTTGTTTTGCTGGCAATTGCTGTTAAATTATTCGGCGCTAATGTTAAAGGTTTGTTTGTCTAA
- a CDS encoding FAD-dependent oxidoreductase has translation MFDVLIIGGGVSGISCALVLGSAKNKSFVTDKQIGVITHQKASSLQDALFNNAYGIAPGTLGTTLLQESTQHLSEAYPHIKQIPNEKVLKVEGVYPEFTITTNKNTYTSKIVVIGIGSANTFAIEGLMQYVEPHRKALPEKQRIQLQNSDHKVADGIYVIGTLAGWRSQLAIAAGSGAAVATDILTLWNNGIQTHAHDSIR, from the coding sequence ATGTTCGATGTATTAATTATTGGTGGTGGAGTTTCAGGGATATCTTGTGCACTTGTCTTAGGTTCTGCAAAAAACAAATCCTTTGTCACTGACAAGCAAATTGGAGTTATCACTCATCAAAAAGCATCTTCGCTTCAGGACGCCCTTTTTAATAATGCCTATGGAATTGCTCCAGGAACATTAGGGACTACTCTACTACAAGAAAGTACACAACATTTATCAGAGGCTTATCCTCATATAAAGCAAATACCAAACGAAAAAGTCCTTAAAGTTGAAGGGGTTTATCCAGAGTTTACTATTACTACAAATAAAAACACCTATACAAGTAAAATTGTTGTTATTGGTATAGGATCCGCAAATACGTTTGCTATTGAAGGATTAATGCAATATGTAGAACCACACCGAAAAGCACTACCCGAAAAACAACGAATCCAGCTACAAAATTCAGATCATAAAGTCGCTGATGGAATTTATGTTATCGGAACTTTGGCAGGATGGAGAAGCCAGCTGGCTATTGCTGCAGGAAGTGGCGCTGCGGTAGCTACAGATATTCTTACTTTATGGAATAACGGCATCCAAACCCATGCGCACGACAGCATTAGATAA
- a CDS encoding lysophospholipid acyltransferase family protein, with product MASFFWSEKTTNRNALILRDFIIKTTNQILGIRTIVYGELPKTQGLIVANHRSYFDPIVIVSHIHAYPVGKKEVASWPLIGYLCKISGVIFVERECQDSRQKTCDMIKKTLNEGSSIINFPEGTTDILPTTLPFNYGSFKTATQIKAAIIPVAIDYKVKSDAFVNDDTFIPHFLKCFGKPITEIKITYFPPIYSNDAEFLLNTSKVMIDKELIRFRKDWDSEK from the coding sequence TTGGCAAGTTTTTTTTGGAGTGAAAAAACTACAAATCGCAATGCCCTAATCCTACGTGATTTTATAATAAAAACAACAAATCAAATTTTAGGAATCCGCACTATTGTTTATGGTGAATTACCGAAAACTCAAGGGTTAATTGTAGCCAATCACCGTTCTTATTTTGATCCAATAGTAATTGTAAGTCATATTCATGCTTATCCTGTAGGCAAAAAAGAAGTAGCGTCATGGCCACTTATTGGCTATCTCTGTAAAATATCAGGAGTGATTTTTGTTGAACGAGAGTGCCAAGACAGCAGACAGAAAACGTGTGACATGATCAAGAAAACACTAAATGAAGGATCTTCAATAATTAATTTCCCTGAAGGAACAACTGATATTTTACCCACCACATTACCTTTTAATTATGGTTCGTTTAAAACTGCAACTCAAATAAAAGCAGCAATAATTCCTGTTGCAATAGACTATAAAGTAAAATCAGATGCCTTTGTAAATGACGACACTTTTATCCCTCATTTTTTAAAATGTTTTGGAAAACCAATTACCGAAATAAAGATTACTTATTTCCCACCAATCTATTCCAATGATGCTGAATTTTTATTAAATACATCTAAAGTAATGATTGACAAAGAACTTATTCGCTTTAGAAAAGATTGGGATAGTGAAAAATAA
- a CDS encoding alpha/beta hydrolase — protein MMKKLFFLLVLLSTFSGIAQQQYSLEKDIHYYSDSLSKSDKYIDSQCTLDIYYPKKTSNFATVVWFHGGGLTGGHKEIPTALLEKGFAVIGVGYRFSPKVKAPVYIEDAAAAIAWAFQHISNYGGNPNLIFLSGHSAGGYLIMMVGLDKKYLSKYGIDANKIAGNIPFSGHTITHFTIRKEKGMNDIQPLIDEYAPLYFVRPDAPPLVLITGDPELEMLGRYEENAYMWRMMKLAGHKRTTLYKLEGFDHVSMPEPAFPLLIKEVNAITKEILEKK, from the coding sequence ATGATGAAGAAACTCTTTTTTTTACTGGTACTATTATCGACTTTTTCGGGAATTGCACAACAACAATATTCGTTAGAAAAAGACATTCATTATTATTCAGATTCACTAAGTAAAAGTGATAAATATATAGACTCTCAATGTACTTTGGATATTTATTATCCTAAAAAAACGAGCAATTTCGCTACAGTGGTTTGGTTTCATGGAGGAGGACTTACTGGAGGACATAAAGAAATACCAACTGCATTATTAGAAAAAGGTTTCGCAGTAATAGGAGTAGGCTATAGGTTTTCACCCAAAGTGAAAGCACCAGTGTATATTGAGGATGCTGCTGCGGCGATAGCGTGGGCTTTTCAACATATTAGTAATTATGGAGGGAATCCGAATTTAATTTTTTTATCGGGGCATTCGGCTGGCGGTTATCTTATTATGATGGTAGGTCTTGATAAAAAGTATTTAAGTAAGTATGGCATTGACGCCAATAAAATAGCAGGAAACATTCCTTTTAGTGGGCATACAATTACTCATTTTACCATTCGTAAAGAAAAAGGGATGAATGATATTCAGCCTTTAATAGATGAATATGCACCTCTTTATTTTGTTCGTCCTGATGCGCCACCCTTAGTACTTATTACGGGTGATCCTGAATTGGAAATGCTGGGGCGTTATGAAGAAAATGCCTATATGTGGCGTATGATGAAACTTGCAGGTCACAAACGTACTACGTTATACAAGCTCGAAGGATTTGATCATGTCTCCATGCCTGAGCCTGCTTTTCCTTTATTGATAAAAGAAGTTAATGCTATTACAAAGGAAATTTTGGAGAAGAAATAA
- a CDS encoding S41 family peptidase, with the protein MNINKIYLPIIICATLSLGIVLGKYFNNSNDDFLVAKSSSKNKLNKLIDFIDNEYVDDVNTDSIVNITVDNILGQLDPHSVYVPPSEQAQVAENMKGNFVGIGVNFYMYNDSVAIIKPVENGPSAKAGIKAGDRILYADKTKLFGRKLPSDSLYSYLKGEKGSEVSLTIYRKSEHKKLKLNIIRDVIPLKSVDVSLLLNAKTGYIKINRFAETTYEEFKVGLLKLKKEGAQTLVIDLRDNGGGYMEEAIEIADELLKDKELIVFTKNKKGKVDKTYATKKGDFETGNVFVLINENSASASEILAGAIQDNDRGTIVGRRSFGKGLVQREMDFDDGSAVRLTVARYYTPTGRSIQKPYTKGNESYFKESESRFANGELYEKDSIKVVDSLKFKTPKGKLVYGGGGIVPDVFVPIALEHGNENTVYLMQSGIVGNFVFEQLDKNRTVFKGLSLEQFVAKMNETDLYFNAFQKFLSKNGLDIKFVKNKAIVKRYLTAELARQFYGESSYYEVILKEDAMIKAVLK; encoded by the coding sequence ATGAACATCAATAAAATATATTTGCCTATAATTATTTGTGCAACGCTGTCGTTGGGGATCGTTCTTGGTAAGTATTTTAATAATTCCAATGATGATTTTCTAGTAGCAAAAAGTAGTTCTAAAAACAAACTCAATAAATTAATTGATTTCATTGATAATGAGTACGTTGATGATGTAAATACGGATTCAATTGTGAATATTACAGTTGATAATATTTTAGGACAACTAGATCCACATTCTGTATATGTTCCGCCAAGTGAGCAAGCGCAAGTTGCAGAAAACATGAAAGGTAATTTTGTGGGAATTGGCGTTAATTTTTACATGTATAATGATTCAGTAGCGATAATAAAACCAGTTGAAAATGGCCCTTCGGCAAAAGCGGGAATCAAAGCGGGTGACCGAATTTTATATGCCGATAAGACAAAATTATTTGGTCGTAAATTACCTAGTGATAGTTTATATTCCTATTTAAAAGGAGAGAAAGGCTCGGAAGTATCACTCACTATTTATAGAAAATCGGAGCATAAAAAATTAAAATTAAATATTATCCGAGATGTCATTCCTTTAAAAAGTGTGGATGTTTCATTATTACTAAATGCCAAAACAGGATATATAAAAATAAACCGATTTGCAGAAACCACTTATGAGGAATTTAAAGTTGGTTTGTTGAAATTGAAAAAAGAAGGTGCTCAAACATTGGTTATTGATCTTAGGGATAATGGTGGTGGATACATGGAAGAAGCCATTGAAATTGCTGATGAATTATTGAAAGATAAAGAGTTAATTGTTTTCACCAAAAATAAAAAAGGGAAGGTTGATAAAACCTATGCAACAAAAAAAGGAGACTTTGAAACTGGAAATGTTTTTGTTTTAATTAATGAGAATAGTGCTTCAGCAAGTGAGATTTTAGCGGGTGCTATACAAGATAATGACCGAGGAACTATTGTGGGACGTCGTTCTTTTGGGAAAGGATTAGTACAGCGTGAAATGGATTTTGACGATGGTTCGGCAGTTAGATTAACTGTTGCTAGATATTATACCCCCACTGGTCGCTCTATACAAAAACCGTACACAAAAGGGAATGAATCCTATTTTAAGGAGTCGGAATCTCGATTTGCTAATGGGGAATTGTACGAGAAAGACAGTATTAAAGTAGTGGATAGTCTAAAATTCAAAACGCCAAAAGGGAAACTAGTTTACGGTGGCGGAGGGATTGTTCCTGATGTTTTTGTTCCTATTGCTTTAGAACACGGAAATGAGAACACTGTTTATCTCATGCAATCTGGAATTGTTGGAAATTTTGTTTTCGAACAATTAGACAAAAACCGTACTGTTTTTAAAGGATTGTCTTTAGAGCAATTTGTTGCAAAAATGAACGAAACCGATTTGTATTTTAATGCTTTCCAAAAGTTTCTTTCCAAAAATGGATTGGATATAAAATTTGTCAAAAACAAGGCGATTGTGAAGCGATACCTTACAGCCGAACTAGCTAGACAGTTTTATGGAGAGAGCAGTTATTATGAGGTGATTTTAAAAGAAGACGCAATGATAAAAGCAGTCTTAAAATAA
- a CDS encoding cytidine/deoxycytidylate deaminase family protein — translation MEDKKLNKYDKAYLRIATEWGLLSYCKRKQVGAIIVRDRMIISDGYNGTPSGFENCCEDEEGLTRWDVLHAEANAILKVARSTQSCEGATLYITLSPCKECSKLIHQSGIKRVVYHKGYRDDSGIQFLKKAGVVVEHIPLLEE, via the coding sequence ATGGAAGATAAAAAGTTAAATAAGTACGATAAAGCCTACCTCAGAATTGCAACAGAGTGGGGGCTTTTGTCCTACTGTAAGCGCAAACAAGTAGGTGCTATTATTGTTCGCGACCGAATGATAATTTCTGATGGATATAATGGAACTCCTTCTGGTTTTGAAAATTGTTGTGAAGACGAAGAAGGATTAACACGTTGGGATGTTTTACATGCAGAAGCTAATGCCATATTAAAGGTGGCAAGATCTACTCAATCCTGCGAAGGAGCAACTTTGTATATTACACTTTCACCCTGTAAAGAATGTAGTAAATTGATACATCAATCGGGTATAAAGAGAGTAGTGTATCACAAAGGATATCGAGATGATTCTGGAATTCAGTTTTTAAAGAAAGCGGGTGTGGTGGTCGAACATATTCCATTATTAGAAGAATAA